Proteins encoded within one genomic window of Rubripirellula tenax:
- a CDS encoding 30S ribosomal protein S1, giving the protein MTTGDNSNPETDPTAASDAAMSSPTSDASTPAMDASSDSNANPAAANDSGAGDSTATDSAPGEGETKQGPLSKAVRSVGPLSARGLSTAKPSSPSVSAADLAKQTGVKPTGAKPGGGKPKKNKSPKPRLAGETDGSGKAKPAGAFSSESSDPDKIQRPKTSPRVMVPNRRMGLSDDLQAELDAELAAADVDAMLSGPAGMPDRKEPLEENARVTGQVLKIDADHVFVGLGGPDEGMVPFEQFTEEPVVGSQIEVIIRAFATADGLYVLSLPGGVVSASDWEDIDEGTVVEVTITGHNAGGLECKVGGGRGFIPMGQISEHRVEDASEFVDQKFLCVVTESNERRGNLVLSRRAILEREREEKRKDQLEKIEPGQTMEGIVRSVKDFGAFVDLGGLDGLIHISKLSWDRVAHPSEVVEVGQKVNVQIDKVDKESGKIGLSLRDLQENPWDTAEGEFAPASIHNGTVTRIAAFGCFVKLAPGVEGLVHISEVASHRVSRIDSFVSEGQEVEVKVLSFDRDAQKISLSMKQVHAVAVDPSAKTEAEDDEPQREVAIKPAHTGPLKGGNNTASGGEKFGLRW; this is encoded by the coding sequence ATGACCACCGGCGACAACTCGAATCCCGAAACGGACCCCACAGCGGCAAGCGATGCCGCGATGTCTTCACCCACTTCGGATGCGAGCACCCCAGCGATGGATGCAAGTTCAGATTCGAATGCCAATCCAGCGGCGGCGAACGATTCGGGAGCCGGCGATTCGACGGCCACTGATTCGGCACCCGGTGAGGGCGAAACCAAGCAGGGACCGCTTTCGAAAGCCGTCCGCAGTGTCGGCCCGCTTTCGGCTCGTGGCCTAAGTACGGCCAAGCCTTCGTCGCCGTCCGTCAGCGCGGCTGATTTGGCAAAGCAAACCGGCGTCAAACCGACCGGTGCCAAGCCCGGTGGTGGCAAACCGAAAAAGAACAAATCGCCCAAACCACGATTGGCGGGCGAAACCGACGGTTCCGGCAAAGCCAAACCGGCCGGTGCATTCAGCAGTGAAAGCAGCGACCCCGACAAGATCCAACGTCCAAAAACTTCGCCCCGAGTCATGGTGCCCAACCGACGGATGGGATTGTCCGACGACTTGCAGGCCGAATTGGATGCCGAACTGGCCGCGGCCGACGTCGACGCAATGCTGAGCGGCCCCGCCGGTATGCCCGACCGCAAAGAACCGCTCGAAGAAAATGCTCGCGTCACCGGCCAAGTGCTGAAGATCGATGCTGATCATGTATTCGTCGGATTGGGCGGCCCCGACGAGGGGATGGTTCCGTTCGAACAATTCACCGAAGAACCCGTCGTCGGATCACAGATCGAAGTCATTATCCGTGCCTTTGCGACGGCCGATGGTCTTTACGTTTTGTCGCTGCCCGGCGGAGTCGTCTCGGCTTCGGATTGGGAAGACATCGACGAAGGCACCGTGGTCGAAGTCACCATCACGGGCCACAACGCGGGCGGACTCGAATGCAAAGTCGGCGGCGGGCGCGGGTTCATCCCGATGGGCCAAATTTCCGAACATCGCGTCGAAGACGCCAGCGAATTCGTTGACCAAAAATTCTTGTGCGTCGTCACCGAATCGAACGAGCGACGTGGCAACTTGGTGCTCAGCCGCCGAGCGATCTTGGAACGTGAACGCGAAGAGAAACGTAAAGACCAACTCGAAAAGATCGAACCCGGTCAAACGATGGAAGGCATCGTCCGCAGCGTCAAAGACTTCGGCGCTTTCGTCGACTTGGGCGGACTCGACGGATTGATCCACATCAGCAAGCTGAGCTGGGACCGCGTCGCCCACCCCAGCGAAGTCGTCGAAGTGGGCCAAAAGGTCAATGTCCAAATCGACAAGGTCGACAAAGAATCGGGCAAGATCGGCTTGTCGCTACGTGACCTACAGGAGAACCCGTGGGACACCGCCGAAGGCGAATTTGCACCGGCCAGCATTCACAATGGAACCGTGACGCGGATCGCGGCGTTCGGTTGCTTCGTCAAGTTGGCCCCCGGCGTCGAAGGCTTGGTACACATCAGCGAAGTGGCAAGCCACCGCGTTTCGCGAATCGACTCCTTCGTCAGCGAAGGGCAGGAAGTCGAAGTCAAAGTGTTGTCGTTCGACCGCGACGCACAGAAAATTTCGTTGTCGATGAAGCAGGTCCATGCGGTTGCAGTTGACCCATCGGCCAAAACCGAAGCCGAAGACGACGAACCGCAACGCGAAGTCGCCATCAAACCGGCCCACACCGGTCCGCTCAAGGGCGGCAACAATACGGCGTCCGGTGGCGAGAAATTCGGCCTGCGTTGGTAG
- a CDS encoding peroxiredoxin family protein, with translation MSSTRLGLLFMVACVVFSGCRPAVNDGITFSDVVQSQTQPIEDFSELAFTGTDGRPVKLVEGMKRKYTVLVVTRGWTGAICLYCASQTSKWARRFDELEQYDAELVVVFPTETDGDVKLVEELRKKITGGPVENESIPFPIFLDIDLQSVDQLGIRDELAKPATYIVDRQGRVRFAYVGQSIADRPSVDAILKQLERMSD, from the coding sequence ATGTCATCAACGCGGCTCGGTTTGCTGTTCATGGTCGCCTGTGTGGTTTTTTCGGGTTGCCGCCCGGCAGTCAACGATGGAATCACCTTCTCGGATGTGGTGCAATCGCAAACGCAACCGATCGAGGACTTCTCGGAACTTGCTTTCACGGGCACCGACGGTCGACCGGTCAAGCTAGTCGAAGGGATGAAACGCAAGTACACCGTCCTGGTCGTGACTCGAGGATGGACCGGTGCGATCTGTTTGTATTGTGCGTCGCAGACGTCGAAATGGGCGCGTCGGTTCGACGAACTGGAACAGTATGACGCCGAACTGGTTGTCGTTTTTCCCACCGAGACCGACGGCGATGTGAAGTTGGTGGAAGAGCTTCGCAAGAAGATCACGGGCGGTCCCGTCGAAAACGAATCGATCCCCTTTCCGATTTTCTTAGACATCGATTTACAATCCGTTGACCAATTGGGCATTCGAGACGAATTGGCCAAGCCGGCTACCTACATCGTCGATCGCCAAGGGAGAGTTCGATTTGCTTACGTCGGTCAATCGATCGCCGATCGACCATCGGTCGACGCCATTTTAAAGCAACTAGAGCGGATGAGTGATTGA
- a CDS encoding response regulator yields MSNKVLLVDDEPNVLKGYQRHLRKSHDIELAIGGAEALEAIASQGPFAVVVSDMQMPEMSGVELLSKVREVSEHTVRIMLTGNADQKTAVDAVNEGNIFRFLNKPCSPEKLAQAIDAGLEQYRLITAEAELLNKTLAGSVRMLTQVLSLVMPQAFGMTQESRRLARAMAETVGDAGPMWQVEMAAMLMRVGCVSLPTNVLNKYLADRALDADEAKLIKETPQLGYKLVSAIPRLQPVADLIQAQNDPPVPSTPVICRILKIVGDYQRFQAATSPFTALDRLANSLLYDSELVKVLANIISAGCQLKDVGIIEMKEGMVLESNVEDLSGRVLIAKGAEIHEAMIQKLALLKRSATGVREPIRVRVVTTVGQAKSLAATSPT; encoded by the coding sequence ATGAGCAACAAAGTTCTACTCGTCGACGACGAACCTAACGTGCTGAAGGGCTATCAACGCCACCTCAGGAAGTCACACGACATCGAGCTTGCCATCGGTGGCGCCGAAGCTCTGGAAGCGATCGCATCCCAAGGTCCATTCGCCGTTGTTGTTTCCGACATGCAAATGCCGGAGATGTCGGGCGTCGAATTACTAAGCAAAGTTCGCGAAGTCAGTGAACACACTGTTCGCATCATGCTGACCGGGAATGCCGATCAAAAGACGGCCGTCGACGCCGTGAACGAAGGCAACATCTTTCGTTTCCTGAACAAACCCTGTTCACCCGAGAAGCTGGCTCAAGCCATCGACGCGGGGCTGGAACAATACCGGCTGATCACCGCCGAAGCCGAACTGCTAAACAAAACGCTTGCCGGCAGTGTGCGAATGCTGACGCAAGTCTTGTCGCTCGTGATGCCACAAGCGTTCGGAATGACGCAAGAATCGCGGCGGCTTGCCAGAGCGATGGCCGAGACGGTCGGTGACGCCGGTCCGATGTGGCAAGTCGAGATGGCCGCGATGTTGATGCGAGTCGGCTGTGTTTCATTGCCAACCAACGTGCTCAACAAGTACCTCGCCGACCGCGCGCTCGACGCCGATGAAGCGAAACTGATCAAAGAAACGCCTCAGCTTGGATACAAGCTTGTTTCCGCGATACCGCGACTGCAACCCGTCGCCGACTTGATCCAAGCCCAGAACGATCCACCCGTGCCCAGCACGCCGGTCATTTGTCGAATCCTAAAGATCGTCGGTGATTACCAGCGTTTTCAAGCCGCTACGTCGCCCTTCACGGCGCTCGACCGACTGGCCAATTCGCTGCTGTACGATAGCGAGCTCGTGAAGGTGCTGGCCAACATCATCTCAGCCGGTTGCCAACTGAAGGACGTCGGCATCATCGAAATGAAGGAAGGCATGGTGCTGGAGTCCAATGTCGAAGACCTTTCGGGCCGAGTCCTGATCGCCAAGGGCGCAGAAATCCACGAAGCCATGATTCAAAAGCTCGCCCTGTTGAAACGTTCGGCCACCGGAGTGCGTGAACCGATCCGAGTCCGAGTCGTCACCACCGTCGGTCAAGCGAAGTCGCTGGCCGCGACTTCCCCAACCTAA
- a CDS encoding acyl-CoA desaturase, with protein MATEAATLSPTQDARATIAADAISPDLIETPRIDDSVEASSDDKLSPVGHTMSAVRWDYLVFFVALHAIALLAVLPYFFSWAGVIAFMAGVVVFGQMAIPIGYHRMLSHRSFKSPKWFERTLVTLAMCTAQETPAHWVAWHRMHHSHSDHKDDPHSPRISFLWSHVQWLVHETRTPLATYAMYEKYARDVLADPYYRWLEKLPIAAGIFFFGHAIVYAIVANVVCVMIYGNSPEAYRMAASVFLWGVVVRTVWVWHITWAVNSLTHVFGYRNYETTDDSRNNWFVTLLTAGEGWHNNHHADPASASVQHRWWEIDINYYTIRLFGVLGLATDIIQPRHIRKAQAAKSRSKA; from the coding sequence ATGGCAACCGAGGCAGCAACGCTTTCACCAACGCAGGACGCACGGGCGACGATTGCCGCGGATGCGATTTCCCCGGATTTGATTGAAACGCCGCGGATCGACGATTCCGTCGAAGCCTCTTCCGACGACAAACTCAGCCCCGTCGGCCATACAATGTCGGCGGTCCGTTGGGACTATCTGGTCTTCTTTGTCGCCCTGCACGCGATCGCTTTGCTTGCGGTGCTGCCCTATTTTTTCTCCTGGGCCGGTGTGATCGCGTTTATGGCAGGCGTCGTCGTTTTCGGACAGATGGCGATTCCGATCGGCTATCACCGTATGTTGTCGCATCGCAGTTTCAAGTCGCCGAAGTGGTTCGAACGCACGCTGGTCACGCTAGCCATGTGTACCGCGCAGGAAACGCCCGCGCACTGGGTTGCTTGGCACCGAATGCACCATTCGCATAGCGACCACAAAGACGACCCGCATTCGCCGCGGATCAGTTTCTTGTGGTCTCACGTTCAGTGGCTGGTCCACGAGACACGAACGCCGCTAGCGACTTATGCGATGTACGAAAAGTACGCTCGCGACGTGTTGGCCGATCCGTATTACCGATGGCTCGAGAAGCTTCCCATCGCGGCGGGAATCTTCTTTTTCGGCCATGCGATCGTTTACGCCATCGTTGCCAACGTCGTGTGCGTGATGATTTACGGCAATTCGCCTGAAGCGTATCGGATGGCGGCGAGCGTGTTTTTGTGGGGTGTGGTTGTCCGAACGGTTTGGGTTTGGCACATCACTTGGGCCGTCAATTCGTTGACGCACGTGTTCGGCTACCGAAATTACGAGACGACCGACGACAGCCGCAACAACTGGTTTGTGACCTTGTTGACCGCTGGCGAGGGCTGGCACAACAACCACCACGCTGACCCAGCCAGCGCGTCGGTCCAGCATCGTTGGTGGGAAATCGACATCAACTATTACACGATTCGCTTGTTCGGCGTGTTGGGCCTGGCAACCGATATCATCCAACCGCGACACATTCGCAAAGCCCAGGCGGCAAAGTCTCGGTCGAAAGCGTAA
- a CDS encoding response regulator — translation MLSILIVDDDVNLLSGLRRTLHSQPYDLFTANSAEIAIDMFRRKAFDLVVVDQKMSGLTGSELITWIAKEFPETVRLMLTGHADVNMMMDAINKGKVFRFLTKPCHSVDIALAILEGLESKLQLQ, via the coding sequence ATGCTTTCCATCTTGATCGTAGACGACGACGTCAACCTGCTGAGCGGCCTGCGCCGCACACTGCACTCCCAGCCCTACGACCTCTTCACGGCCAATTCCGCCGAGATTGCGATCGACATGTTCCGACGCAAAGCGTTTGACCTTGTCGTCGTCGATCAAAAGATGAGCGGCCTGACCGGCTCGGAACTGATCACATGGATCGCCAAGGAGTTTCCGGAAACCGTTCGACTGATGCTGACCGGTCACGCCGACGTCAACATGATGATGGACGCGATCAACAAAGGCAAAGTCTTTCGCTTCCTAACCAAACCCTGCCACAGCGTCGACATCGCTCTGGCGATCCTAGAAGGTCTCGAATCCAAACTGCAGCTTCAGTAA
- a CDS encoding RAD55 family ATPase, whose amino-acid sequence MNHRISTGSPQLDDMLGGGLLPGTLTVVMGATGIGKTQLGIAFASAGKDQEGQRGIIFDLTSRGDSQNHRDYAKRMFDWDLIETPIVDRVDAATVWDPNRARTDAMHVFRNVGRRVTASDMDADGWRRWKSEQAKKLDQAIAFFYGNFIHGVRRAVIDGIEPADRAADSIQYELFEYVYHQIIRKEHDWLARDLFRVGFRENADRVAAAAYEHTQLGCLLLATSHEVMLDDLISRPIESGDVLSNANTIILMGKTRDGNQVGRALCVAKHRGSPCEESIVPYRIENSGICIG is encoded by the coding sequence ATGAACCACCGAATCAGCACCGGAAGCCCTCAACTTGATGACATGCTCGGTGGCGGATTGCTGCCGGGCACATTGACCGTCGTGATGGGTGCGACCGGGATTGGAAAGACTCAGCTTGGGATCGCGTTCGCCAGTGCCGGCAAAGACCAAGAAGGCCAGCGTGGCATCATTTTCGACTTGACGTCTCGTGGCGATTCGCAAAATCATCGCGACTATGCCAAGCGGATGTTTGACTGGGACTTGATCGAGACTCCCATTGTTGACCGCGTCGATGCGGCGACCGTCTGGGATCCCAATCGGGCTCGAACCGACGCCATGCACGTGTTTCGCAACGTCGGGCGGCGCGTCACCGCATCGGATATGGATGCCGACGGTTGGCGGCGATGGAAGTCGGAACAGGCTAAGAAACTGGACCAAGCGATCGCGTTTTTCTATGGCAACTTCATCCACGGCGTCCGCCGCGCCGTGATCGACGGAATCGAACCCGCCGACCGAGCAGCCGACTCGATCCAGTACGAATTGTTCGAATACGTTTACCACCAAATCATCCGCAAAGAGCACGATTGGCTGGCCCGCGATCTGTTCCGCGTCGGATTCCGAGAAAACGCCGATCGCGTCGCCGCCGCGGCCTACGAGCACACACAATTGGGCTGTTTGCTGCTGGCGACCAGCCACGAAGTCATGCTGGACGACTTGATTTCGCGGCCGATCGAAAGCGGCGATGTCCTGTCCAACGCCAACACGATCATTTTGATGGGAAAGACTCGCGACGGAAATCAAGTCGGTCGTGCCCTGTGTGTCGCAAAACATCGTGGAAGCCCGTGCGAGGAGTCGATTGTGCCCTACCGAATCGAAAACAGCGGAATCTGCATCGGCTAA
- a CDS encoding SMP-30/gluconolactonase/LRE family protein, which yields MRTAFVFVFLFSFASAASAQTPETLGRIERLDPALDQWVSEDAKIEVLAAGFTWCEGPVWVDDKQGGYLLFSDIPRNSIFQWSQRDGIHLFMQPSGYTGVSYYGLEPGSNGLALDRLGRLTACEHGDRRISVLTRGGGKRTLVDQYQGRRLNSPNDLVIDSAGDIYFTDPIYGLPERASDPRRELDFCGVYRLAADGNLTLLTKQLTRPNGIGLSPDEKTLVVAQSDPDKPIWMTFPIKQDKTLGDGTQIADASDAMKQSQGLPDGLAVHSSGTIFASGPGGIFVMTMDGKLLGRMITGQRTSNCTFGKDEKTLYITADSYVCRVKLK from the coding sequence ATGCGCACCGCTTTCGTCTTCGTCTTTCTTTTTTCATTCGCCAGTGCCGCGTCGGCTCAAACCCCCGAGACGCTCGGCCGAATCGAACGACTGGACCCGGCGCTGGACCAATGGGTCAGTGAAGATGCCAAGATCGAAGTCCTGGCCGCCGGTTTCACTTGGTGCGAAGGGCCCGTGTGGGTCGACGACAAACAAGGCGGCTACTTGCTGTTCTCGGACATCCCTCGCAACAGTATCTTCCAGTGGTCCCAGCGTGATGGCATCCATCTGTTCATGCAACCAAGTGGTTACACCGGAGTGAGCTACTACGGATTGGAACCGGGCAGCAACGGACTAGCCCTCGACCGATTGGGGCGATTGACGGCTTGCGAACACGGCGACCGCCGAATTTCTGTCCTGACGCGTGGCGGCGGCAAACGAACGCTCGTCGATCAATACCAGGGCCGTCGTTTGAACAGCCCCAATGACTTGGTGATCGATTCGGCCGGCGACATTTACTTTACCGATCCGATTTACGGTTTGCCCGAACGGGCTAGCGATCCGCGTCGCGAACTTGATTTTTGCGGCGTCTATCGATTAGCAGCCGACGGCAACCTGACGCTTCTGACCAAACAATTGACTCGGCCCAATGGGATCGGGTTGTCGCCGGATGAAAAAACCCTTGTCGTCGCCCAAAGCGATCCCGATAAGCCGATCTGGATGACGTTTCCGATCAAGCAAGACAAGACGCTTGGTGATGGAACGCAGATTGCCGATGCCTCCGACGCGATGAAGCAATCGCAAGGTTTACCCGACGGTTTGGCGGTTCATTCCAGCGGAACGATCTTCGCCAGCGGCCCGGGCGGCATCTTCGTGATGACGATGGACGGCAAGCTGCTGGGCCGAATGATCACCGGCCAACGGACCAGCAATTGCACGTTCGGCAAAGACGAAAAGACGCTCTACATCACCGCTGACTCGTACGTTTGTCGCGTCAAGTTGAAGTGA
- a CDS encoding serine/threonine-protein kinase, producing MSDAAFNDRFVNQCVALKFLTADVAREALAEASSGGMSIESLVVRRGWMTPDLVDIAESLLHPTDTVPGYELLEVLGRGGMGVVYRARQLDLDRIVAIKTILLSSMTGAHVAQRFEREAMAVARLQHPGIVQAWNYGQHNGRYFLVMEFIKGQPCDQLVRGGQRLSPVIAWNFVRQAAAGLSHAQTHGVIHRDIKPANLIVTSPPEGSSLPAGVDQLKITDFGLAILSDTGFDQARITTDNALVGSPAYMSPEQFDNGTIDFRSDIYSLGITALHLLSGQMPFAVKSLVRLAALKKSGLPDGDPLLRDLPNGQAELLRSMIAPSPDDRPASYRNLIDRIDALQLSPTPHNVDSMAETMTFDPSVTSDPTPKNLAVTQPFDSSVQPVRGQTSVQIHRRRWIYGSIAAVAVGGSLVAFAAFALRPNAPGVRQFTRTEALETLFDGITLAGWDVGGSMVGAWNVVPAPDDSTSIACLARQGAITRRLPDWPHQRITLLVYLSDEAAVAEVDFGFDAGDNDAVRSTLRVQSDLIQLGTKQGDFGDLNVQHQEPAPLSILDRFHVVHIERQGAEWYVFFEQVFVGWLPIDGNETDAGDLRLVVRGNSPDEPTIHFADVQANRLGLATTTKPSSATP from the coding sequence TTGAGTGACGCCGCCTTCAACGATCGCTTTGTCAATCAATGCGTTGCGCTAAAATTCTTGACCGCCGACGTCGCGCGGGAAGCGTTGGCCGAAGCATCCAGTGGTGGTATGTCGATCGAATCCTTGGTCGTGCGTCGTGGTTGGATGACGCCGGACTTGGTCGACATCGCCGAATCGTTGTTGCATCCGACCGATACGGTGCCGGGATACGAGTTGCTTGAAGTTCTGGGCCGCGGCGGAATGGGCGTGGTCTATCGGGCGCGGCAATTGGATTTGGATCGAATCGTTGCGATCAAGACGATCTTGCTTTCCAGCATGACCGGAGCCCACGTCGCCCAGCGGTTTGAACGCGAGGCGATGGCGGTGGCTCGTTTGCAACACCCCGGGATCGTCCAGGCTTGGAACTACGGCCAGCACAACGGTCGCTACTTTCTGGTGATGGAATTCATCAAAGGGCAACCGTGTGACCAATTGGTTCGTGGCGGCCAGCGGTTGTCGCCCGTCATTGCGTGGAACTTTGTTCGCCAAGCCGCGGCCGGATTGTCGCACGCGCAAACGCACGGCGTCATTCATCGCGATATCAAACCAGCCAATCTGATTGTGACGTCGCCGCCCGAAGGTTCGTCGCTGCCGGCGGGCGTGGACCAATTGAAGATCACGGACTTCGGGTTGGCGATCCTGTCGGATACGGGTTTCGATCAAGCCCGCATCACTACGGACAATGCATTGGTGGGCAGTCCGGCTTACATGTCGCCCGAGCAGTTTGACAATGGCACGATCGATTTTCGTAGCGACATCTACTCGCTCGGCATCACGGCGCTGCACTTGTTGAGTGGCCAAATGCCGTTTGCGGTAAAGAGTCTGGTTCGGTTGGCGGCGCTCAAGAAGTCCGGTTTGCCGGACGGCGATCCGCTGCTGCGCGATTTGCCCAATGGCCAAGCCGAACTGCTGCGATCGATGATCGCGCCATCGCCTGATGACCGGCCGGCGAGTTATCGCAATCTAATCGATCGTATCGACGCCCTTCAGCTATCGCCAACGCCACACAACGTCGATTCAATGGCGGAAACGATGACCTTTGATCCGAGTGTGACCTCGGATCCGACACCCAAGAATTTGGCGGTGACGCAGCCCTTCGATTCATCGGTTCAACCTGTTCGTGGTCAAACATCGGTCCAGATTCACCGTCGTCGATGGATCTACGGTTCGATCGCCGCCGTCGCAGTCGGAGGATCGTTGGTGGCGTTTGCCGCGTTTGCGTTGCGCCCCAATGCACCGGGGGTGCGCCAGTTCACTCGTACGGAAGCTCTGGAGACTCTTTTTGACGGAATCACCTTGGCGGGATGGGACGTCGGCGGTTCGATGGTCGGCGCTTGGAATGTCGTCCCGGCACCTGACGATTCGACCAGCATCGCGTGCTTGGCTCGACAAGGCGCGATCACACGCCGGTTACCCGACTGGCCGCATCAACGGATCACACTGCTGGTCTACCTGTCCGATGAAGCAGCCGTCGCGGAAGTCGATTTCGGTTTCGACGCAGGCGACAACGACGCCGTCCGGTCGACGCTGCGTGTGCAATCGGATTTGATCCAGTTGGGTACAAAGCAGGGCGATTTCGGCGACTTGAACGTCCAGCACCAAGAACCCGCGCCTTTGTCGATCTTGGATCGGTTTCACGTCGTCCACATCGAGCGTCAAGGCGCCGAATGGTATGTCTTTTTCGAGCAGGTCTTCGTTGGCTGGCTGCCGATTGACGGAAATGAAACGGATGCCGGCGATCTGCGATTGGTCGTGCGAGGGAACTCGCCTGACGAGCCAACGATTCATTTTGCTGACGTTCAAGCGAACCGACTCGGTCTCGCGACAACTACCAAACCTTCCTCCGCTACCCCATGA
- a CDS encoding DUF1559 family PulG-like putative transporter, which translates to MFSACAPARDCASPATRCRRPGFTLVEILVVISIIGILISITIPAVMHAKHAAARAQCGENLRQLALATTLFETTHGHMPGYLQKFGEFNGGVDPTDPSNYAGNVPRHVKVGGWPIALLGQLGNQPAYERWSLDRYPIIADNQSINAPTAEGYSPFAAVNFETFICPSASNYLTTRGINHYVANTGMHADSFPFTYTRPGSPARTVGFAKSQHHDNGIFNNQYAGFVGSAPTQLVATGKPFRIDDCDDGASQTMLLSENHQAGALYRTRLTNNTNHLTNIVNVNGKDVVEYPASSRYLQGAVWHFEDPNGFAGAPTPNAVHKINGGDVYLDLMTAANAPDLARPSSLHDGGVNMAMVDGSVRFVTESISYPIYQALLTPSGRSSDVPNNEFVPLDPI; encoded by the coding sequence ATGTTTTCAGCATGCGCTCCTGCACGTGATTGTGCCTCGCCAGCAACCCGCTGCCGCCGGCCGGGTTTCACACTGGTCGAAATACTGGTGGTAATTTCGATCATCGGAATCCTGATCAGCATCACCATCCCTGCCGTGATGCACGCCAAGCACGCCGCCGCTCGCGCCCAATGCGGCGAGAACCTCAGGCAACTGGCGCTGGCAACGACGTTGTTCGAGACGACGCACGGGCACATGCCGGGATACCTGCAGAAGTTCGGCGAGTTCAACGGCGGCGTCGATCCGACCGATCCGAGCAACTACGCGGGCAACGTGCCGCGGCACGTCAAGGTCGGCGGTTGGCCCATCGCGTTGCTGGGCCAATTGGGCAACCAACCGGCCTACGAACGATGGAGCCTGGATCGCTATCCGATCATCGCCGACAACCAATCCATCAACGCGCCGACCGCCGAAGGATACAGCCCATTCGCGGCCGTGAATTTTGAAACCTTCATTTGCCCCAGCGCGTCAAACTACCTGACCACGCGAGGCATCAACCACTACGTTGCCAACACGGGGATGCACGCCGATTCATTCCCCTTCACCTACACGCGGCCCGGTTCGCCGGCGAGAACGGTCGGTTTTGCAAAGTCACAGCACCACGATAACGGCATCTTCAACAACCAATATGCCGGCTTTGTCGGATCGGCTCCGACGCAATTGGTTGCTACGGGTAAACCGTTCCGGATCGATGACTGTGACGACGGCGCCAGCCAAACGATGCTGTTGTCCGAAAATCACCAAGCCGGTGCGTTGTATCGCACACGGCTGACCAACAACACCAACCACTTGACCAACATCGTCAACGTCAATGGCAAGGATGTCGTCGAGTACCCAGCGTCGTCGCGGTATTTGCAAGGCGCGGTTTGGCATTTCGAAGACCCCAACGGGTTCGCCGGCGCTCCGACCCCCAACGCCGTTCACAAGATCAACGGAGGCGACGTGTATCTAGATCTGATGACGGCCGCCAACGCTCCCGATCTAGCCCGCCCGTCGTCGCTGCACGATGGCGGAGTGAACATGGCGATGGTCGACGGCAGTGTCCGATTCGTCACCGAATCCATTTCCTACCCGATCTACCAGGCCCTGTTGACGCCCTCGGGAAGATCAAGCGATGTGCCGAACAACGAATTCGTTCCACTCGATCCGATCTAG